In Gopherus flavomarginatus isolate rGopFla2 chromosome 5, rGopFla2.mat.asm, whole genome shotgun sequence, one DNA window encodes the following:
- the NPC2 gene encoding NPC intracellular cholesterol transporter 2 codes for MLALTVALLLALGSVARAEPLKFVDCGSKDGSITEVNVSPCPTQPCQLQKGTSYSVNVTFSSKIDSQGSKAKVYGEILHVDVPFPIPEPDGCKSGIQCPIEKGHSYSYLNKLPVKSEYPSIKLIVQWELIDDQGQMIFCWKIPVQITS; via the exons ATGCTCGCCCTGACcgtggctctgctcctggccctcgGCTCCGTGGCGCGGGCCGAGCCCCTCAAGTTCGTGGACTGCG GCTCCAAAGATGGGAGCATCACAGAAGTGAACGtgagtccctgccccacacagccctgccagcTCCAGAAAGGGACGTCCTACAGCGTCAATGTCACCTTCTCCAGCA AGATCGACAGCCAGGGCAGCAAAGCGAAGGTGTATGGGGAGATACTCCATGTGGACGTACCCTTTCCCATCCCTGAGCCTGATGGATGCAAGAGTGGGATCCAGTGCCCCATTGAGAAAGGCCATTCCTACAGCTACCTGAACAAGCTGCCTGTGAAAAGCGAGTACCCCAGT ATTAAATTGATTGTCCAGTGGGAGCTGATTGATGACCAAGGCCAGATGATATTCTGCTGGAAGATACCTGTCCAGATCACCAGCTAA